The Cuculus canorus isolate bCucCan1 chromosome 6, bCucCan1.pri, whole genome shotgun sequence genomic interval GGCAGTGAGGAGGAAACACCATCTCACAGCAATTGGAAACAATTGGGCGAGTACCTTCAACAAGGATGCTGAGCCTCCCCTCGACCGTTTTACTCAATCCCTTTATCTGCTGTTATACAGTGCTGTCTGACATAAATTGGGTCTGGAGCTGGCTTGGAGCCGCTGCTGCAAGCGGGAGATGAAGCTCTGGCCTCCAGAGGTCCCTCCCCACCAGCTTTACAGGCAGTGAAAAATGTATATTCAGGGCCAGCCTACCAGAACATGAAGTGACAGATGATTTGgccacagcacagagcaaagcagGGAAGCACCATGCTGCGATCAAACCGACAGATCCGCTGTGCCCCTGGGGCTCCCCGCAGACCCCACACTGCCTCCTGCATCTCCAACGCTTTCCTGCTTCCTTAGCGCTGGCAGAGATGTATTCAGTAATATTTCCGAGGATCAATTTAAATAAGAGATTtaacagatatatatataagctGGTCTACAGATAATTCCCTCTTGCGCACTCAAGCAAGCAGTTTGGACGTTGCTGGAGGGATGAGAGGAGGCGAAACCTGTGCCAGGTGATCCATCACTGGTGAAAGGGATGAGCTGCTCAGAGAGAGCAGAGCCTGCACCTCTCCCATtgagtgaaaagaagaaatagaagagtTCAGGCTCTATTTTCAGACTCCAGCAAATCCATCTGGGAGGAGAGGGATCGATCGGTGCGTCTGATGTTCGCACAAGCCAGTGTCAGAGCAGAACCCACACGGAAAAGCCTGGGAGCAAGACCTCAGGCTGCTGGATTGGTAACTAGTTGTTGCAACAGTCCTGGGCACAAGGTGGACCAGTCACACTCAGCATCGGTGCTCCAGCCTACTGGGAAGCTGGTGTGGGAAGTACAGGCTGGGAAAACTAAGTCACCTGAGCTGGCAAAaccatcatctccaaagaaagaTGGCTCTCCAGATCCATAGAGCTGGAAGGGATGTGGGAGATGCCCCTGGGATGCCCCACCACGTGTGAGCTTGTTTCTGAAGAGCTCCAACCCCACACACTTGGCTGCAGATACAATACAGTCACACCAGATCCAATTACGCTTCGTGTTGCCTCCCTGAAGTCCAACCGAATGGCAGTGACCCTGTGGAAACGAATCCAGTTCAGCCCCCGCGTGCAGCCGGCGACACCACAGCAGGCATCAGGCGAGAGGAAACCATGGGCAGGGGGTGAAAAGAGACACCTTCTGACAGAAGAAAGCCTTatgcttctcttcctctctaTTGGCAAGAGGtaatggaatttattttttttttttagcaatttaCCAGTTTAGAGGAAAAAACTTCCAAAGAGTAAAAATCAGTTTCAAATCGATAAATCTAAATATAAGGAAGCTGTAAATATCTGCGGAGCCAAATACACAAACACAGGAGCACGTGCACAAGTCTTTTCTTACTAGCTAATAAACCCATCTTTCCCATCAATTCTACATACAACATTATGTGTTAAACTGTTACACTTTAATATTAATACatgctttaatattttagtTACCTCCTATGGATGTAGCATTCACAGATCAAaactcacacacacatacctttttttcttgctgggACGTACAGAAAGCTTCCTTTATTTTACAGCGCTGGCTCGGTGGTTAAATGACAGCAATTCTAGTGAAGTTAAAGCCAAACACTTTTCACCTCAGCacacataaaatataatttccacATTACCACATTTCATTAAGAAGCCCAAGATGTACGAGCACGCGGAGAACAGGGTGGCAAAGAACAGCCGAGTCACAGACCCAGATTTGCATCAGTGACAGTGAAGCTCAGAGGTTTTTGCCAGCCctaatttacatatttaatcGCCATAAGTGGTTTTTCTCTCTTACTTAGAAGTGGAATTTGAACCCAAAGGGGCAAGACAGGACCAGAGGTACTGGAaaagctccctcctctcctgcacACGCAGGGTTATGCTCTCTGATGGAAACGCACCCCAGAGCAGAAAGATCActtcattttttactttcttctcctccccgCACCTGCTTTAGTTTGATGTTGGTTCTTCCCAAGGCCAAGGCAAGCAGAGAGGCGGCTGCCCACACACAGGTCAGCCCTTGGCACCCACACAAGCCGGGTGCACAGATCCCCCAGGAGGCAGCTGTGACCCAGAGGCATCGGCACTCACCACCCCGCTTGCCCAGGGCCACCAGCGAGGACCAAAGCTGTAGCACCTGTGGGGACTCCAGCAAGATTGACACTTCCAGCTGCTGATTCCTCTTCTGTGGTGACCATCTCTCAGCAGCTACTCTCCTGCTACATCTTTTCTACCAACCAATGCTTGCTGCCACCAGCGCCAGTGCTTCCgagcagccctgcctgcccagcaAACCcctctgtgctttgcagaagcTGTTACAGCCTTCATCAGGAGATTCCACTGGAGCTGGGCAGCACCAGCGGCTCCTCACCCAGCCAGCTCCCACCTCAGCCGCCCCCGAAGAGCCACCAAGGACCATCCACTGCAAAACTTGTCTGAAGCAAAAGAAGGCACCTAGAAGCACAAAGAAGTTCTCACACTGCACTGCCGtcacccaaaccaaacccacattaattaaaaaatatatcatacCTTCCATTTCACATTGTATTTTGAGGGGTGAGACCTCTTCTCCAGCATCTCTGGGGACAAGCAGCAGACACGGACCCACCTCAGAGCTCCAATATCTATAAATCAGGCACCAACACCTCCCACTCCCCGCTTGCCCCAagctcttctccagcccagGGTGGGGCACCTTGTCCTGATGACCAGGAGGTGGGAAGGGCTGATCCCCAGCACCTGCCTCCATTTACTTCCTTCACTCCTCCAAAAGCAAGAGATCACTCCACCCtattaaaataatcactttATAGGTTTAAAAAAGTGAATGATTACCGTTTGATGTTACCCAAACTGTAGTCTGTAACTGCCACGCCTGTGGGAAAAGCAGCGTGATGGCAGTAGGCAGAATAACGggcttttttatttgctctatATAAAAAACGCTACCCTTCGCGGTGAAATCAGAGCAGATCCCATGAGCCAAGGGACCGAGGGGTGCTTAAAATATCAAGTAAATATTAGagtcacagaaccatggaatggtttgggtgggaagagaccttaaaaatcatccagtgccacccctgccatgggcagggacacctcccactggctcaggggctccaagccccatccaacctggcctggaacccctccagggatggggcagcccccactgctctgggcaccctgggccagggcctccccaccctcattgggaagaatttcttcctagtgtctaatctATAtattcctccttccaatttaaacccattctccctcgtcctgtcactccagacccttggaaaaagcccctccccagctttcctggagcccctttcagcactggaagctgctctaaggtctcctcgcagccttctcttctccaactctctctgcctgtcctcagagcagaggggttccagccctcagatcatcttcatggcctcctctggactcgctccaataGAAGCCGGTCAAACCCGGGAAGAGGCTTCCTGGAGAGGTCGTTGACGCCCTAAGCCTGACATTGTTTGAAAGGCATTTTAGACAATGTTCTTAATACCACAACacttggtcagccctgaagtgaCCACACAGCTGGATGAGATGATCTTTGTAGGTTCCTTCCAAGTGAAAAAGCTCTGTTCTATTCTACATCGGTCTGGCACCACCGTATCTCCCTTTCAGCAGTCTGTACCCCCCTCCCTTTGAACTGAACCAAACCCTCCAAGTCTACGGCCTTGTTTTATAAGCTTTCATTATCAGTTATTACACCTTttataacaaaacaaagctaCGAACATTTATACCCAGAAGCCCAGAGGATCCCGTTGTGAGacatcagctctgctgccagcacgGGTTCTCAGCTGGAGACTGAGATGGAAGAGGGAACATTAGAAGCCTTTCCTAACATTAAAAGAAGCTCATTACAAGCACCTGCCTGTTTTCTTCGTTAAGCTCTCCTGATGAGGGCCCCGGGGGAGCTGAGCAACAGGAATATTGTTCCACCTTGAAATAGAATAAATATACTTAAAATCAGTCCCCAAATGAGAGTATATTTATAGCTAATTACCAGTGGAACAGACCTGGAATGGAGCAAAGTGCATTTTGCGTGCCCCTTGACTGGCGTGTTTTATAAATACCCAATTTCTCACCTCCTCGGATAAAGCAGTTTAGAAGCCTgactcttgttttcttttccttgatcAAAATAGAACAAATTAAGGTAATGAGTAAAGGGAAATTGTTGGGCGGTGGGGGAGAACCCAcatttttctgcccttttcttACATTTCCCTGGGGAGATCCTCAAGGCACCGGAATTCCAGGGTGAAGCGtgcaggctgcaggcagggaccTGGACAACTTCCCACCATCCCACCCCACTGCTGGTGGGCTCTGCAGGAGCACGGGTGGGGTGCTCTTCACTGCCCAATCACATCCTgcttatagaatggtttgggttggaagggacctcaaagcccatccagtgccacccctgccatgggcagggacacctcccactggctcaggggctccaagccccatccaacctggcctggaacccctccagggatggggcagcccccactgctctgggcaccctgggccagggcctccccacctgaacagcaaaacatttctccctaagatctcacctcaatctcccctctttcagcttcaaaccatccccctcatcccatccctgccctccctgatccagagcccctccccagctttcctggagcccctttcagcactggaagctgctctaaggtctccctggagccctctcctctccagggtgaacaaccccaacgctctcagcctctcctcaatgggaggttctccagcccttggatcatctccatgccctcctctgggcccgttATCACGATCGTAAAAGCATCAAATTCTACTTTTAGACTATTTTTACGATGGATTTTTCAAACTGGGGATAACTGGAGTTACGAAGCACAGTGAGGGACAGGAACGGAGGGAAGGGAGCGAGGGGGGTTTGCTGCCGGGTGGCTTCGGTGGGGTGgccctccctctgctcccagcgCTGCGGGTCTGTTCCGCAGTCGCATGGATCGGGATGAGTGGAAGAGTGGTGGGTcagaggcagaggctgcccggggggTGCGgacaccatccctggaggggtttaacacGGGTGGATAAGAGCTCAGGGATTTGATGTAGTACCGGGCGGGTACAGCTGGAGGCGacgatctcaaaggtattttccaacctcGGGACTctgtgattcttcccctctcccgGAGTTTTATGCTAATAAACAGGACGCGCTCTGCCCCAGCGCCACAGCCGCCGCCCCGGGCTCAGTCAGGTGCACAATGTACGGTCACAGCGGGATGAAGGCGCCTCCCCTGCCGGGCGGAGCCGCAGCTGCAAAGCGGGAGCAGCCGCGGGGAGGTTAACGCGTCCGGCGGAGCACCGCCGCTGTGCGGCCGCGCCCAGAGCCGAGCAGAGCCGTGCGCCGGGAGAGGGGCACAGGGACCCGGGTCCCGCcgagctgcagctcctccagccccgcTGCTCCATCCCCGCTCCTGCATCCCCGCTCCTGCATCCCCGCTCCTGCATCCCcgctcctccatcccctctcctctatcccctctcctccatccccgcTCCTCCATTCCcgctcccccatcccctctcccccatcccctctcccccatcccctctcccccatcccctctcccccatccccgctcctccatcccctctcccccatcccctctcccccatcccctctcccccatcccctctcctccatcccctctcccccatcccctctcccccatcccctctcccccatcccctctcccccatcccctctcctccatcccctctcccccatcccctctcccccatcccctctcccccatcccctctcccccatcccctctcctccatcccctctcccccatcccctctcctccatcccctcttctccatcccctctcctccatcccctctcctccatccccgcTCCTCCATCCCCGCTCCCcgcagctgctgcctgggagggggggcgggggggggcctCCCCCCGTCTCGGGGCCTCTGTCCCGCCGTGTGTCCCCCTCATGTCCACTAGGTGTCACTCTGTGAcctgtgtccccgtgtccccgtcGCCCACTCACACTATAGGTGTCACTGTACCAcctgtgtccccgtgtccccgccCTCCCTGCTCACACTGTAGGTGTCACTGCGTGGTCCGTGTCCCCACGTCCCAGTGTCCCTGCCACCCTGCTCACACTAGATGTCACTGCACGacctgtgtccccatgtcctcctgtccccatccctcctgctcATACTGGGTGTCACTGCATAacctgtgtccctgtgtccccatctcGGTCCCTGTGTCCTCATCCTCACGTCCCCATTCTGTGTCCCCCCACTCACACTGGGTGTCACTGTGTGacctgtgtccccatgtccctatgTCCTATCTCCTCGCTCATACCAGGTGTCACTGTGTGacctgtgtccccatgtccccatatccccccgtCCCCGCCCTCCCCACTCATACCAGCTGCCAACACGTGACCTGTGTcaccgtgtccccatccctgtccctatGTCCCCGTGCCCCACTCACATTAGGTGTCACTGCATaacctgtgtccccatgtccctccgTCCCTGTATCCTGTGTCCCGGTGTCCCCATTGCCTGCTCACATTAGGTGTCACTGCCTGACCTGCATtcccatgtccccgtgtcctggtgtccctgtcccccattCACAGTAGGTATCACTGCAAGGTCTGTGTCCCCACCCCCATGTGCCCATGTCCCattgtccctgtccctgcccacacTAGCCATCACTGTGTGacccgtgtccccctgtcccgTGTCCCTTTCCCCGCTCACAGCAGCTGTCACTGTGTCCCTGCGGGGTATCCCACTCCCTGCCGCCCAGTGAGGGTGTTTGGACGGGGGGGTGATGAGACCACAGCCCCGGGTTGGGGACAGCCCCGTGCGCGGGGCTCGAGGGGCACCTCCAGAGCGGCAGCGATGGCTCCAGAGCTGGGGTTTGGGGACAGCCCTCTCTCGGGCTCCGGCTGTGGCCTTACTAATGCCATCCTGGCACTGGGCAGGTGGCTCCTAAGGAGACGGAGTCCAGCTGAGCCCCCGGACGACAGCAGGGCTGGGTCAGACTGGCCCTCACTCCCACAAATGTCTTAACATCTGTTCCTGGATGCCAGCTGCCGCCTACCCAATGGATCCAAAacacatccccatccccaccccagaTCACCTGCAAGGctgggggctgccccacaggCAAGCTTGGGGTGTCCCCAGAACTCTGTTCCTGGAAGCCAGCTGCTGCCTACTCAACAGATCCATAgacccatccccatcctcatcttcatcctcatcccatccctaACCCAAACTGCCCGTGAGGctgggggctgccccacaggTAAGCACAGGGCATTCCCAGCCCTCTGTTCCTGGAAACCAGCTGCTGCCTACTCAGTGGATCCTAAACACACATCCctatcccatccccatcctcatcccatcctcatcctcgaCCTACCCCAGCCCCAACCCAAGTCACCTGCAAGACTAGGTGCTGCCCCACAGGTGACCTCGGGGAGTCCTCAGCCCTCTGTGCCCGGatgccagctgctgcctgttCAGTGGGTCCAAACACACATCCCTATCCCcacctcatctccatcctcatccccattcccagcccAAGTCATCTGCAAGGCTGGGGAATGTCCCACAGGTGAACTTGGGGTGTCCCCAGACTTCTATGCCTGGAAGCCAGGCGCTGCCTACTCACTGGATCCAAAACATATTCCTACCTCCATCTTCATCTTaatcctcatcccatctccaATCCAAATCACGCGCAAGGCTGGGTGCTGCCCCGGTGCCCCCAGCCCACGCACAGCCCTGCCGCCCCACCAGCCTCGCCACGGCCAGAGGGGCTCAGGCTCCCCAGCTCTGGACACGAGGTGCCCTCCTCGGGCAGTGCCACCCCAccagagcagggaggaggcagaaaCACTGCCCAGGAGCTGCTTTCTCCAGGGTTGCCACACATAGCACCCAAATCCCACCCAGGGCACCGCATCCCCCATCCCCAAGCTCCACGAGTCACAACTGGGTGGCTTTTTACTGGGGATCTTTGCCCAAATCTGCCTGTTTGCCCACTGCTAAAAtcattgctgcttttctctcccccttcttttcccagatgtttttttccatgtcaaAACATTGCAAACAGGAACATTCTTTTCCATCCCCAGCTCCACTAAACGCTCTTATTTGTCGGTGTCTTCTTGCCTCTGATTATGCCCTAacctggagaaggagaggagagcgATGCCTTCCCAGCGCCTCTGCGTGCATGTCCTCTGCCCCACCACGCTGCGCTGGCTGAAGCCCACGTCCCCAAAGCTTTCAGCAACTGTTCTCATCAGGCAAGATGAAACATGCTCCTCTCCTCAAAACTAATCCATTTTAGGGTTGAAAACCATAAAGATCAAAAGAAGAACAACAATAGCAGGAACTTTAAGAGGTTAAACTGCTCATCTTGCCTTCATTCTGCTGTTAAATTATAGCGGGGAGGGAGGAACAATGTGGTTTTGCCTGCTCAGACCAAGGCTCGCTATTTATCTCGTTTCCTTATCACAGGAAACTAATAACGATGAAATCTTGGTGTTAAGAAGCACCACAGACAGAGACGCCGTTCTCCACATGGATCCAGCTCTTTCCGTACCCTCAGccaccagctttcctgagctGAAAGCGCGTGCAGGACCTTCCTGACACAACTCTGGGTGGGAACCTGTTCCCTAACGGCTGCCAAGAGCCAGGGAACGGTGAGGAGCGTGAGGAGCAGACCCCAACCcacacccaccaccaccaccagctgcTTTGTTGAGCACGGAGACAACCCCTGGGAAGCAAAAAGGAGCCACGTGGCATTCGGACATCTCTTTCCTCTGGCTAAAATAACAGCCAGCATTCCGCTGCTAATTAGAATTAATACTGTCTTCTTCCTccaacagtaaaaacaaaatgttcCTGGCGAATCCCATCTGATAAGGCAgcaaagctcatccagcccgGCCTCGGAGGTGGGCTGCGCTCGGCTCTGCGTTGAGGGGACCCTGCATGGGAACCGCCACCCCCAAAGCCCTGTGCCGACAGGACGGGGTGCATCCACACAGGGCGTGAGCAGAGGGTCACCCTCGGGCTCTGGAGTGTTGTGGCAGTTCATGAAATAGCCTCCACACTAAGATAATCAGCCACAAGGGGCTCAGAAAACATCACGTTTCCATGCCTGGCCTCCACGCCCCTGATAGTTCATTGCCGTGAGGATGGGCTGCGGGCAGGGTAAGGTGCTGCGTGGCCATTGCGgcccaccctgccatgggcactgCTGGCTTGGAGAGCCCACAGCAGCTCCCGGCACAcggagtcatagaatcataggatggttttgtgttggaagggacctcacagcccatccagtgccacccctgccatgggcagggacacctcccactggctcaggggctccaagccccatccaacctggcctggaacccctccagggatggggcagcccccactgctctgggcaacctgggccaggacctccccacctgaacagcaaaacagttctgcctaagatctcatctccatctcacctctttcagcttaaaactctcccccctcatcccatccctgccctccctgatccagagcccctccccagctttcctggagcccctttcagcactgggagctgctctaaggtctccccacagccttctcctctccagggtgaaccaccccaactctctcagcctgtcctcagagcagaggggctcaTGTCCCTCTCggtcctcctcttccctcctgcccatCGCCTCCCCTTTCCCattccccttcctctgcccGTCCCtactcccctctccctctcccagcctctctccttcttcctcctcctcctcctcctcctccacctctccctcctgtccccccatttccactctctcccctctcctccctccatcccctctcctcctccatctcctctcctctcctctcctctcctctcctctcctctcctctcctctcctctcctctcctctcctctcctctcctctcctctcctccgtcccctctccccccattctcccccctcctccccccctcccctgcgCTCCCCCCCCGCTCCCGGTCCCCTCCTCCCCCGGGcggggggcggtcccggcgcTGGGCTGCCTGCCGGGTCCCCGCGGGCGCTGCGGGGCTGCGGATCGGGATGAGCGGCGGCAcggcggcggcggggctggCGGCGGGGGCGCTGGAGCTGGAGCGGGCGCTGCGCTGCTGCACGGCCGCCTCGGTGGTGACGGACGGCGGGCagccccccgcgccgcccgaCGAGCGCAGCCTCTACATCGTGCGCGTGGTGCAGATCGCCGTCATGTGCGTCCTCGCCCTCACCGTCGTCTTCGGCATCTTCTTCCTCGGCTGCAACCTCCTCATCAAGTCCGAAGGGATGATTAACTTTCTGGTCAAGGACCGGCGCCCGTCCAAAGAGGTGGAGGCGGTGGTGGTGGGACCGTACTGAGCGCCCGGCGCctccgcgccgccgccgcggggccGGTTCTGCCCCCGCCGGCCGAGAGCGAGCCGCGACGCGCCCGAGTAAAACCTGCTCTGATGGCAACAGGTCTGCGCTCCTCCTTCCTCCGCGGGCACCGCTGCCTCCCCTCGAGGGTCGGcgctctccttcctttccttcctgctgcctcccctcgagggtctgggtttttttttccttcgtGCTGCCTCCCCTCGAGGGTCGGGGTTCTTTCCTTCGGGGTTACCGATGCCTCCCCTCGAgggtctggggtttttttccttcgtG includes:
- the RPRM gene encoding protein reprimo; amino-acid sequence: MSGGTAAAGLAAGALELERALRCCTAASVVTDGGQPPAPPDERSLYIVRVVQIAVMCVLALTVVFGIFFLGCNLLIKSEGMINFLVKDRRPSKEVEAVVVGPY